The DNA region GTGCGCGTCTCGGGCGGCGAGGTGTTCATCAACGGCGTCAAGCTCGACCAGAGCTGGACGACCGACTACTGGCGCAACCAGGGCTGCTGGGACACCCAGAGCGACCTGGCGAACAACGCGACCTCCAGCGGGGCGGGCCTCCTTCAGGACCAGCCCGAGATCACCGTGCCCGCCGGGCACTACTTCGTCATGGGCGACAACCGCACGGCGGGCGGCAGCGAGGACTCGCGCCTCTTCGGCCCGGTGCCCCTGCGCGACCTCGCCGGGCGGGCGGCGGCCGTGGTGTGGCCGATCATGCGCAAGACAAACGCCAACTACGACTGCTCGTCGGGTCAGGTGACAGGCTTCAGCGGCCCCAGCGTCCTCAACTGGCGCGTGCTGGAGCGCCCCGAGGCCTTCGACACCCTCAAAAGCCAACTGGCGAAGCAGGGAGACTGACAGGGACGGAAGACAGGAAAGTGGGGAGCGTCGGCTGTGAGTCGGCGCTCTTTTCCGTGTGCCTTGCCGGACAACGTATTTTCAGCTCCTCCCCGCTTGTGGGGGACTTACAAAGCTGCGAAGCAGCGGGGGGAACGAAGCGGCCGAGCAACTTTCTCCCACCTCTCCAACGAAACCCACAGCAACGGCCAGGGGCGCCCGGCTCTGCCGCCGACACGCCCCCGAACAACTCCAGATGCTCAATCTTCCTCTTCCCCCTCGTCCCCGTCGTCCTCCCCCAGCACGCGGATGTCGGTGCTCTCCTCCACCACCCGGTACTCGCCCTCCTTGGCGATGAAGTCGGCGGCCATGCGCAGGGTTTCTTCTACCCAGCCGTAGTCGTTGCTCAGCGTGGCGACGCCGATGACCTCCCAGTCGTGGGCGTTCAGGCCGTCGAGGCGGGCGACAGTCAGGGGGTAGCGGGCCTTGAGGCGCTCGACGACGGGGCGGACCAGGGCCCGCTTCTCCTTGAGGTTGGAGACCCACGGCATCTCGACCCGGACGGTCAGGACGCCGACGTAACCGAGGGCCACGGGGGCTAGAGCATCCCCGCCAGGAAGCCCTGGGTACGCACGGCGCGCACGAGGTCCATGACGGTGTGCTGACTGGGGTCGTAGTGGACTTCGATCTGGCCGTCGTCGGGGGTGGCGCGGCTCACGCCGGGTAAAGCGAGCAGGTGAGCGGCGACGCGCTCCCCGGCCTCGCGGTTCATGCCGCGAACGCCGAGCAGCACGCGGGTAGCAGGACTCGTCATGCCACCCATTATGCGCCCCCCTCCGCCCCCGCCGCCGCCGACTTCCCCACGCCCGGACCACCCGGGCCCAGCCGCTCGCCGGGGGCCGTTCCCGCGCGGGTGCCCAGGTGACACACCGCGTAACGCCCGGTGACGTGCGCCTCCTCCTCCCCGGCGGCGACCTCCAGCGCGGGCGTGATCGGGAAATGCACCTCGTAGACGGCGGTGTCGTACGCGCTCTTGACCGTCGCGTGCAGGAGGCCCGCCGCCGTCTCCGCTGGGGCGTCCGGGGCGAGGAGCACCGTCCGCACGAGCACGATGGGCCGGTCCCCTTGCCACACGTGCTGGGCGAGGATGGCACCCGCGAGGCCGCCCGCGTCGTCCTGCGCGACAAAGGAGTGTTCGCTGCGCTCGTAGAACTTCAGGGCGGGGAGCCTGGTGCTGAGCCTTCCCTCGCGCTCGCGGTCAGGCAGGGCGTCGAAGCCGGGGTCGGCGTGACGCTGCGCGGCGAGGTCGAGGGCCGCCAGGGCGTCGTAGTCGGGCTCGGCGAAGGTGCGGTAACGCATGGGGGCAGGCTAGCGCGGGCGGGCGAGGGCGGCCCTGATCTCGGCGAGGTCCGGCATCGCGTCCTGCGCCCCCGGGCGGGTGCAGGCGAGGGCGGCGGCGACGGTGGCGGCGGAAAGCGCCTCGGGGAGGGGCCGACCGGACGAGAGCCACGCGACGAGCACCCCGCAGAAGGTATCGCCCGCACCCGTCGTGTCCACGGGAGGAACCGGATAGGCAGGGAGGCGGTGGGGGGCCTCCGGGGTGACGGTCAGACTCCCCTCCGCCCCGAGCGTGACCGTGACGGCCTGCGGGCCGAGTTCGAGGAGGGAGCGGGCGGCTTCCTCCACATCCCCTCCTCCACCCGCCAACGCCGCCAGTTCGTGCTCGTTCACGATCAGGTGATCCGTGTGGGCGAGGAGGTCGGGGTCGGGCTCGCGGGCGGGCGCGGCGTTGAGCACCACGGTCAGACCGGCGGCGTGGGCGCGGCGGGCGGCCTCGCAGGTGACCTCGGGAGGCAGCTCGCCCTGGAGGAGCAGGTGGGTGAAGCCCTCCCAGCCCTCCGGCAGGTGCGCGGACATGACGTGCGCGTTCGCCCCGCTCGCCACCGTGATCGCGTTCTCGCCCTCCGGCGAGACGGTGATCAGGGCGAGGCCGGTGGGGGCATCGAGGGTGTGGAGGTGGTCGAGCCCCACGCCCGCCCGGGTCAGGCCGCGCAGGGCCGCCTCCCGAAAAGCGTCCCCCCCGACCGCGCCGCAGAGGGCCACCCGCGCTCCCGCCAGGGCGGCGGCCACCGCCTGATTCGCGCCCTTGCCACCCGGAGACACCGTGGCGTCCCCGCCCAGAACGGTCTCGCCGGGGGCCGGAATCCGCTCCGCCCGCACCGTCAGGTCGGCGTTCACGCTCCCCACGACAAGCACGGTCATTCCAGGCCCGCCGTTTCTTCCGGGTAACGCTCCCGCCACAGGGCCCAGCCCTCCTCGGGAAAGGCGCGCCTCGCCTCGGGGGCGAAGAGGCGGGCGCCCTCGCGCTCCAGCTCGGGGTCGGGGGCGGGGAGAACCTCGGTCTCCTGCATGGCGGGGTGGCTACTCCAGGCGATGATGCGGCCCGAGCCGCCCCACGGGTCGCTCGTCGCCCAGACCACCCGCCCCACCCCGAGCAGCGCACTCGCCCCGCCGCACATTAAGCAGGGCTCCAAGCTGGTGTAGAGGGTCAGCTCCCCCGCGCCTTGCACCTTGCCCACCGCGAAGAACACGTCCATCTCGGCGTGCGCCACGCTCGCCGCCCCGATGTGCTCGGGCGTCTGGGCCTCGCCCACCCGGTTGCGGCCCCGCGCGACGATCTCACCCTGGGCATTGACGAGCACGGCGCCGACCGGGGCGCTGCCCGCCTCCTGCGCCTCACGCGCCAGCCGCAGGGCTTCTTCGAGGTAGGGGCGGTGGGGGGAGGCATCCGGGCGGGGGGCTGTCATAGGGCCATCTTGCACGAGCCCGGCCCGTCCCTCCGTGGGTTCACGGACGGGTTGGAGGAATTTGTGTACCGGCCCTCCCCCGCAAACACCCGCTGGGGGAGTGCAAAAGCCGCGCTTTTATGCTTATACCGAGTCCAACTTTCAACCCTTTTCACACGCCCGGACGGCCGGAGCGTGGTCCCAAGGAGCGTGCCGAACCGCATGGAAAGACCCTGGCTGGCCCACTACGAACCCGGCGTCCCACGCGACTTCACCCCGAGTGGTGGAGTTCTCCCCGACCTGCTGCGCCGCAGCGCGGAGGCGTACGCCGACCGGGAGGCGCTGACCTTCCTGGGCAGGGCGACCACCTACCGGCGGCTGTGGCAGGACGCGCGGCGGTTCGCGGTGGCCCTTCAGAACCTCGGGGTGCGGCCCGGCGAGCGGGTCAGCGTGATGCTCCCCAACTGCCCGCAGTTCGTGGTGAGCTTCTACGGGGCGCTCCTCGCGGGCGCGACGGTGGTGAACACCAGCCCGCTGTACGTCGCCTCCGAACTGGAGCACCAGCTTCTCGACAGCGGCAGCGAGACGCTGATCCTGCTCGACGCCTTCTACCCGCGTTACCAGCAGATCGCCGCCCGCGTGCCGGTGAAGCGCGTGATCGTCACCGGCATCCAGGACGCGCTGCCCTTTCCCAAGAACGTGCTCTACCCCCTCAAAGCGCGGCGTGAGGGGACCTGGGTGGACGTGCGGGCGGGCGGGTCCGTCTTCCACTTCGGCTCGCTCGTGCGGTCGCAGGCGCCCTCCCCGCAGGTGGTCACGATCTGGCCCGACGACGTGGCCCTGCTCCAGTACACGGGCGGCACGACGGGCGTGCCCAAAGGGGCGATGCTCACCCACGGCAACCTCGTGGCGAACGCCGAGCAGGCCCGTGCCTGGATGACCGACCTGCGCGAGGGGCAGGAGGTCACGCTGGCGGCCATTCCCTTCTTCCACGTGTACGGGATGACGGTCGCGATGAACCTCAGCGTGTTGATCGGCGCGACGATTGCCCTGGTGCCCAACCCGCGCGACGTGCGGATGGTCCTCTCGCAGATCAGCGCGAGCAAAGCGACCCTCTTTCCCGGGGTGCCCACCCTCTACAACGCGATCAACAACCACCCCGACACGCCGAAGCACGACCTGACGACCATCCGCGCGTGCATCAGCGGCAGCGCGCCCCTGCTGCTCGAAACCGCGCGGAGATTTCGGGCGCTGACGGGCGGGGCGAATCTGGTCGAGGGCTACGGCCTGACCGAGGCGTCGCCCATCACCCACACCAACCCGATCTTCGGCGACCAGCGCGAGGGGAGCATCGGCCTTCCCATGCCCGGCGTGGACGCCCTGGTGGTGGGCGAGGACGGCGAGCCCGTCGTGAGCGGCGAGGTGGGCGAGCTGTGGGTGGCCGGGCCGAACGTGATGAAGGGGTACTGGAACTGCGAGGGCGAGACGGCGAAGGCCCTGCGGGAGGCGCACGGGCGAACCTGGCTGCTCACGGGCGACCTCGCCGTGATGGACGAGGACGGGTACTTCCGGGTCGTGGACCGCAAGAAGGACCTGATCATCGCGGGCGGGTACAACGTCTACCCCCGCGAGGTCGAGGAGGTGCTGATGACCCACCCCGCCGTGCTGGAGGCCGCCGCCGTGGGCCTGCCCGACGCCTACCGGGGTGAGAGCGTCCACGCCGCCCTGGCCCTCAGGCCCGGGATGACGGCCACGGCGGCGGAGATCACCGCGCACTGCCGGGCCCACCTCAGCCCCTACAAGGTGCCGCGCACGGTCGAGTTCCGCGCCGACCTCCCCAAGACGGCCGTGGGCAAGGTGCTGCGCCGTCAGCTCGCGCAGGAGGCGCGGGAGAGGATGGAGGCGACCCCGGCGGCGAGCTAGGTCCCCTCCGCCGTCTCCACTTCCCCTGCGGCGCCCGGCTCCCCGCCACGAGGTCTATCAGGACAAAGATGTGGAACGGGCGAGGAGGATGAGAGCCCCCGGGCCGCCGCGTGGTACGGTAGACCCATCACGGTCGCCCTGGGCACGCGAAGGCGGTGCCCGGATGAGCGCGACCCGTGGCTGCCGGAGGGAGAAAGATGGTCGAGGGAAAGGGATGGAGAGCGGAGAGCGGGACGACGCGCGGGCGGGGGGCCGGGCTGCTGCTGCTGCTGAGTCTGGGGTTGATGGGATGTAGCCGGACGGGGTCGGTGCCCCCCGCCGGGGTCGCCGCTCACCCGGGATTGCAGCTTGAGGCGGAGGCGGGGGCCATTACCGCCAGCCTGACCCCCCAGACCGTCGCCGATCCGCGTGCGGGCGGACGGATCATCAACGACCCCGACGCGAGCGGCGGCCAGGCCGTCGTTTTGCTGGGCACCAACGACAACGTCGAGTTCGCCGTGCCGTCCTCCCTTCAGGCGGGGCGCTACACCGTTTCGGTGCGCGGGCGGGGAGAGGCGCACGAGGGCTGGCCCATCGTGGACCTGAACGACACGGGGCAGCAGCGCATGGCAGTGGCGACGCTCGACTCGGCGACCTACGTGACCCGCTCCTTCGGGGAGTTCGACCTGACGCCCGGAGAGGTGCTCAACCTGTCGTTCATCAACGACCTGTACGGGGGGCCCGGCCAGGACCGCAACGCCGTCGTCGATTACCTCGTCATCGAGCCCGTGGGGACGACGCCCGCCAACCGGCCGCCCACGGTGACCCTGCGACCGCTCGACAACGGGAACCTGACCGGGGCGGACGGCTCGACCTTCGAGGACGAGCACAACGTCCTGCTGGAGGCCGACGCCTCGGACCCGGACGGCACGGTGGCCCGGGTCGAGTTCTTCGCGGGCGACGTGAAGATCGGCGAGGACACCAGCGCGCCCTACCGTCTGGTCCACAGCCAGGAGCGCGACCAGCCCCTCGCGGGCCCCACCCCGGTCACCTACTCGGCGCGGGTGACGGACGACCGGGGGGCCGTGACGACCTCGGCGCCCGTCGGGATCGTCACCCGTTCGCGGGGTTACGACCCGGCCAGCCCGCTCCCCCTGCGCGCGGTCAACTTCGGGGGACCGGCGACGGCGGTCAGCAAGTTCCACTGCTCCTTCTGCCTGAACGGGGTGTTCTTCGACGCCGGGGACGCGGGGGGCTGGACCACCAACGGCACCGTCCAGAGCATCAACGTCGCCCCCGTTCCTCCCATCCTGAGCCCGGAGCGGGAAGAACTCATGCGCGGCGCCGTCTCGCGTCCCGGCGGGCTGGAGGTGGGCGTGCCCGTGCCGAACGCCGCCTACGAGGTGTACCTGTGGGTGCGTTCGGAGGGCGCGGACCCCTACGACATCCAGATGGAGGGCCGCAGCGTCTCCCGCTTCGACCCCCGGGAGGCGGGCGTCTGGAGCAAGCTCGGTCCCTTCCCGGTCACGGTGGGTGACGGCGTGCTGAACGTGGCGAGCACCGGCACCGCGACCGCCAGCTTCTCGGCCATCGAGGTCTGGCGGGTCAGGCAGCCCGGCGAGACCCCGCCGAGCGTCGCCTTCAACCCCGTGCCCGAGTACGCCCCCTACCCCGGGACCGCCCTGCCGCTGACCGTAGAGGCCTCCTCCGCGAGCGGCACCGTCGAGAAGGTCGAGTTCTACGCCAAGGGGCCGTCCCCGTCGAGCCGCGCCCTGAAGCTCGGGGAGGACAGAACCGCCCCCTTCAGCCTGGCGTGGCAGAACGCCCCCGCCGGGTACTACTCCCTGATCGCGCGGGCCACCGACAGTGCTGGACTCTCCTCGACGACGGAGACGAAAGTCATTATCCAGGCCCCGTAGGAGGCTTCGCAGCCTGCCCCGCCCCCACCTCGCGTGGGGGTTTCGCCTTCCGGGATGGCCTCCCCCGGCCGGGCCCTCTACCGTTCCTGAA from Deinococcus aetherius includes:
- the lepB gene encoding signal peptidase I, with the protein product MTRLTGAASGPLRKLWKEVLEPIVFAVVITQFLATLVGVDGVSMMPNLRDHERVFVPKYETWLHKAGVGNFQRGDILIFKPPREAAAEIPNLNRSAFGLWTYRPFLIKRLIGLPGDRVRVSGGEVFINGVKLDQSWTTDYWRNQGCWDTQSDLANNATSSGAGLLQDQPEITVPAGHYFVMGDNRTAGGSEDSRLFGPVPLRDLAGRAAAVVWPIMRKTNANYDCSSGQVTGFSGPSVLNWRVLERPEAFDTLKSQLAKQGD
- a CDS encoding DUF503 domain-containing protein, with translation MALGYVGVLTVRVEMPWVSNLKEKRALVRPVVERLKARYPLTVARLDGLNAHDWEVIGVATLSNDYGWVEETLRMAADFIAKEGEYRVVEESTDIRVLGEDDGDEGEEED
- a CDS encoding heavy-metal-associated domain-containing protein, which encodes MGGMTSPATRVLLGVRGMNREAGERVAAHLLALPGVSRATPDDGQIEVHYDPSQHTVMDLVRAVRTQGFLAGML
- a CDS encoding DUF1999 domain-containing protein, which produces MRYRTFAEPDYDALAALDLAAQRHADPGFDALPDREREGRLSTRLPALKFYERSEHSFVAQDDAGGLAGAILAQHVWQGDRPIVLVRTVLLAPDAPAETAAGLLHATVKSAYDTAVYEVHFPITPALEVAAGEEEAHVTGRYAVCHLGTRAGTAPGERLGPGGPGVGKSAAAGAEGGA
- a CDS encoding ribokinase — translated: MTVLVVGSVNADLTVRAERIPAPGETVLGGDATVSPGGKGANQAVAAALAGARVALCGAVGGDAFREAALRGLTRAGVGLDHLHTLDAPTGLALITVSPEGENAITVASGANAHVMSAHLPEGWEGFTHLLLQGELPPEVTCEAARRAHAAGLTVVLNAAPAREPDPDLLAHTDHLIVNEHELAALAGGGGDVEEAARSLLELGPQAVTVTLGAEGSLTVTPEAPHRLPAYPVPPVDTTGAGDTFCGVLVAWLSSGRPLPEALSAATVAAALACTRPGAQDAMPDLAEIRAALARPR
- a CDS encoding nucleoside deaminase, which codes for MTAPRPDASPHRPYLEEALRLAREAQEAGSAPVGAVLVNAQGEIVARGRNRVGEAQTPEHIGAASVAHAEMDVFFAVGKVQGAGELTLYTSLEPCLMCGGASALLGVGRVVWATSDPWGGSGRIIAWSSHPAMQETEVLPAPDPELEREGARLFAPEARRAFPEEGWALWRERYPEETAGLE
- a CDS encoding long-chain-fatty-acid--CoA ligase, giving the protein MERPWLAHYEPGVPRDFTPSGGVLPDLLRRSAEAYADREALTFLGRATTYRRLWQDARRFAVALQNLGVRPGERVSVMLPNCPQFVVSFYGALLAGATVVNTSPLYVASELEHQLLDSGSETLILLDAFYPRYQQIAARVPVKRVIVTGIQDALPFPKNVLYPLKARREGTWVDVRAGGSVFHFGSLVRSQAPSPQVVTIWPDDVALLQYTGGTTGVPKGAMLTHGNLVANAEQARAWMTDLREGQEVTLAAIPFFHVYGMTVAMNLSVLIGATIALVPNPRDVRMVLSQISASKATLFPGVPTLYNAINNHPDTPKHDLTTIRACISGSAPLLLETARRFRALTGGANLVEGYGLTEASPITHTNPIFGDQREGSIGLPMPGVDALVVGEDGEPVVSGEVGELWVAGPNVMKGYWNCEGETAKALREAHGRTWLLTGDLAVMDEDGYFRVVDRKKDLIIAGGYNVYPREVEEVLMTHPAVLEAAAVGLPDAYRGESVHAALALRPGMTATAAEITAHCRAHLSPYKVPRTVEFRADLPKTAVGKVLRRQLAQEARERMEATPAAS
- a CDS encoding Ig-like domain-containing protein, coding for MPPAGVAAHPGLQLEAEAGAITASLTPQTVADPRAGGRIINDPDASGGQAVVLLGTNDNVEFAVPSSLQAGRYTVSVRGRGEAHEGWPIVDLNDTGQQRMAVATLDSATYVTRSFGEFDLTPGEVLNLSFINDLYGGPGQDRNAVVDYLVIEPVGTTPANRPPTVTLRPLDNGNLTGADGSTFEDEHNVLLEADASDPDGTVARVEFFAGDVKIGEDTSAPYRLVHSQERDQPLAGPTPVTYSARVTDDRGAVTTSAPVGIVTRSRGYDPASPLPLRAVNFGGPATAVSKFHCSFCLNGVFFDAGDAGGWTTNGTVQSINVAPVPPILSPEREELMRGAVSRPGGLEVGVPVPNAAYEVYLWVRSEGADPYDIQMEGRSVSRFDPREAGVWSKLGPFPVTVGDGVLNVASTGTATASFSAIEVWRVRQPGETPPSVAFNPVPEYAPYPGTALPLTVEASSASGTVEKVEFYAKGPSPSSRALKLGEDRTAPFSLAWQNAPAGYYSLIARATDSAGLSSTTETKVIIQAP